One part of the Solanum dulcamara chromosome 8, daSolDulc1.2, whole genome shotgun sequence genome encodes these proteins:
- the LOC129899710 gene encoding calmodulin-like protein 8: MGDILNNDQIVELQEAFSLFDRDGDGCITVEELATVIRSLDQNPTEEELQDMITEVDSDGNGTIEFTEFLNLMAKKMKDTDAEEELKEAFKVFDKDQNGYISANELRHVMINLGEKLTDEEVEQMIREADLDGDGQVNFDEFVKMMMNVG; this comes from the exons atgggAGATATATTGAACAATGATCAAATTGTTGAATTGCAAGAAGCCTTCAGTCTATTTGACAGAGATGGAGATG GTTGCATAACGGTAGAAGAATTAGCGACAGTGATAAGGTCATTGGATCAAAATCCAACAGAGGAAGAACTGCAGGATATGATCACTGAAGTTGATTCTGATGGCAATGGTACCATTGAATTTACTGAGTTTTTGAACCTTATGGCCAAGAAAATGAAG GACACTGATGCAGAGGAAGAACTTAAAGAGGCTTTCAAGGTGTTTGACAAAGATCAAAATGGTTACATATCTGCTAATGAG CTAAGGCATGTGATGATCAATCTTGGGGAGAAATTAACAGATGAAGAAGTTGAGCAGATGATTAGAGAAGCAGATTTGGATGGTGATGGTCAAGTCAACTTTGATGAATTTGTTAAAATGATGATGAACGTTGGATAG